The following proteins come from a genomic window of Acinetobacter sp. SAAs474:
- a CDS encoding DUF2946 domain-containing protein, with protein sequence MLLRIGLLFACIAVFFQIAVFLQPLLPKQYQVAPVCETITRALLQSTTMQHAQHSVASDHSTFKSSLSSHTEHDHDIGHQCQYCTVYGNLVLPPDLAVKEVLDRIQVRLLAFQKSCAYVWFVLQRLFLLPQGRAPPLFV encoded by the coding sequence TTGTTATTACGTATTGGTCTGCTATTTGCTTGTATAGCAGTGTTTTTTCAAATAGCTGTGTTTTTACAGCCATTATTACCAAAGCAATATCAGGTTGCTCCGGTATGTGAAACCATTACGCGTGCACTTTTACAATCCACGACGATGCAACATGCTCAACATTCAGTTGCATCAGATCATTCCACCTTTAAATCTAGCCTATCTTCACATACTGAACACGATCATGATATCGGTCATCAGTGTCAGTATTGTACAGTCTATGGTAATTTGGTATTACCACCAGATTTAGCTGTAAAAGAAGTACTTGATCGTATTCAAGTTCGTTTACTTGCCTTTCAAAAGTCATGTGCTTATGTCTGGTTTGTATTACAGCGGCTGTTTCTGCTGCCACAAGGTCGAGCACCACCATTGTTTGTATAA
- a CDS encoding YgiQ family radical SAM protein, whose amino-acid sequence MSTAYTMQTAPKALFDYDKYWASCFEPAPFLPMSREEMDQLGWDSCDFILVCGDAYIDHPSFCSGIIGRVLEAQGFRVGIIAQPDWTNVEAFRALGKPNLAWGVTAGNMDSMINRYTADRKIRSDDAYSPDNVPNKRPDRAATVYCQRVREAYPDVPVLLGGIEASLRRIAHYDYWSDKVRRSVLMDSKADLLMYGNGERSITEIMHRLARGEKIYEITDVRGTAFIVNKNNRASKAKFIEIASNDVDQVGRVDPIINPYVMTEDLEGCEIEKGKDSLTQYQGFEKEVVVNPVVRAGDDLAADTQIVQLKTSSKAIKHKLPPRELAVIRLPAFEEVVNDPVLYAHANRILHLETNPGNARAMVQKHGERDVWLNAPPIPLTTEEMDYVFDLPYARLPHPAYGHARFPAFDMIKFSVNIMRGCFGGCTFCSITEHEGRIIQNRSEESILREVEKIRDTAPGFTGIISDLGGPTANMYRLHCKDPEIEKNCRKPSCVFPGVCQNLHTDHAPLTQLYRKARALKGIKKILIGSGLRYDLAVLNPEYVKELVTHHVGGYLKIAPEHTEKGPLSKMMKPGIGTYDRFKQMFDRFSKEAGKEQYLIPYFIAAHPGTTDYDMMNLAIWLKKNGFRADQVQTFYPSPMATATTMYYTGKNPLAKVARYTENVDIVKGEKRRRLHKAFLRYHDPNNWPLLRDALKEMGRADLIGNSKQHLIPTYQPASGTEGQYQSARRKNSTLAGDSVKRHQTERTSVASTTRTKKQPQRGQILTQHTGLPPRETGDSKKPFGGKKTKAKKN is encoded by the coding sequence ATGTCTACTGCTTATACCATGCAAACTGCGCCAAAGGCGTTGTTTGATTACGACAAATATTGGGCGTCATGTTTTGAACCCGCACCATTTTTGCCGATGTCGCGTGAGGAAATGGATCAACTCGGTTGGGACAGTTGTGACTTTATTTTGGTCTGTGGGGACGCATATATTGATCATCCTTCGTTTTGTTCCGGTATTATTGGCCGTGTTTTAGAAGCACAGGGCTTTCGCGTCGGTATTATTGCGCAGCCAGATTGGACCAATGTTGAGGCATTTCGAGCTTTAGGTAAACCAAATTTAGCTTGGGGCGTAACAGCTGGGAATATGGATTCAATGATTAACCGTTATACGGCTGATCGTAAAATTCGCTCAGATGATGCCTATTCTCCTGATAATGTACCGAATAAACGTCCAGATCGTGCAGCGACCGTGTATTGTCAACGTGTACGCGAAGCATATCCTGATGTACCTGTACTTTTAGGGGGAATTGAAGCTTCATTGCGTCGTATTGCACATTATGACTATTGGTCTGATAAGGTACGTCGTTCGGTATTAATGGATTCTAAAGCGGATTTATTAATGTATGGTAATGGGGAACGATCGATTACTGAGATTATGCACCGCTTGGCACGCGGTGAAAAAATTTATGAGATTACCGATGTTCGTGGTACAGCATTTATTGTAAATAAAAATAATCGTGCCTCTAAAGCAAAATTTATTGAAATTGCATCTAATGATGTAGATCAAGTCGGTCGAGTAGATCCGATCATTAATCCATATGTCATGACTGAAGATCTAGAAGGTTGTGAGATTGAAAAAGGTAAAGATAGCCTCACCCAGTATCAAGGTTTTGAAAAAGAAGTGGTTGTTAACCCTGTTGTTCGTGCAGGAGATGATTTAGCAGCAGATACTCAGATTGTTCAGTTAAAAACCAGTTCTAAAGCAATTAAACATAAATTGCCACCACGTGAATTGGCGGTAATTCGTTTACCTGCTTTTGAAGAAGTGGTCAATGATCCAGTGTTGTATGCACATGCCAATCGTATTTTACATTTGGAAACCAATCCAGGTAATGCGCGTGCGATGGTTCAAAAACACGGTGAGCGTGATGTCTGGTTAAATGCACCACCGATTCCATTGACCACAGAAGAAATGGATTATGTCTTTGACTTGCCTTATGCACGTTTGCCACATCCAGCGTATGGCCATGCGCGCTTTCCAGCCTTTGATATGATTAAATTTTCTGTCAATATCATGCGCGGCTGTTTTGGCGGATGTACCTTTTGTTCCATTACAGAACATGAAGGCCGGATTATTCAGAATCGTTCAGAAGAATCAATTTTACGTGAAGTTGAAAAAATTCGAGATACAGCCCCTGGTTTTACTGGCATTATTTCTGATTTAGGCGGTCCTACTGCCAATATGTATCGTTTACATTGTAAAGATCCAGAAATTGAAAAGAATTGTCGTAAACCTTCCTGTGTTTTTCCAGGTGTATGTCAAAATTTACATACCGATCATGCACCATTAACTCAGTTATATCGTAAAGCACGTGCACTAAAAGGCATTAAAAAGATTTTAATTGGTTCTGGATTACGTTATGACCTTGCGGTATTAAATCCTGAGTATGTCAAAGAGTTGGTGACACATCATGTGGGCGGATATTTAAAAATTGCGCCTGAACATACTGAAAAAGGGCCATTATCGAAAATGATGAAGCCCGGTATTGGGACTTATGATCGTTTTAAGCAAATGTTTGACCGCTTTAGCAAAGAGGCAGGCAAAGAACAATATTTAATTCCTTATTTTATTGCGGCACATCCGGGAACAACGGATTATGACATGATGAATTTGGCGATTTGGTTAAAGAAAAATGGTTTTCGTGCCGATCAGGTTCAGACCTTCTATCCTTCGCCAATGGCTACGGCAACCACGATGTATTACACAGGTAAAAATCCTTTAGCTAAAGTGGCCCGTTATACCGAAAATGTGGATATTGTTAAAGGTGAAAAACGTCGCCGTTTACATAAGGCATTTTTACGCTATCATGATCCAAATAACTGGCCATTATTACGTGATGCGCTGAAAGAAATGGGGCGTGCTGATTTAATTGGCAATTCTAAACAGCATTTAATTCCAACCTATCAGCCAGCAAGTGGTACGGAAGGACAATACCAATCTGCACGTAGAAAGAACTCAACGCTCGCAGGTGATTCTGTTAAACGTCATCAGACAGAGCGTACATCTGTAGCATCAACAACACGGACAAAAAAACAGCCGCAACGTGGGCAGATATTGACGCAACATACCGGTTTGCCACCACGTGAAACCGGTGATAGCAAAAAGCCATTTGGTGGCAAAAAGACCAAGGCTAAGAAAAATTAA
- a CDS encoding MFS transporter — MSDSTASTAPYIEYSSKSFFAILVSLFLAGFAIFSSLYCVQPMMPILTQFFAISPTQSSLTLSVSTIALAIGLLFTGLISDRFGRKPIMVYSLFCAASLLILSACFPKWHIFLLTRILLGLTVSGVAAVAMTYIGEEIAQKDIGFAMGLYISGTAIGGMGGRLIAGVLVDFISWQSATLFIGILNLLAAFIFYLLLPASKHFKAYPICFTRFKTALMHNLRDPKLCLLFVQGFILMGCFVSIFNYISYHLLEHPFHVSQSMIGLISIAYLCGIYSSPRAAAWGKRFGRNHVLIAMLLLMLLGLMTMLISHIGFILLGLMIFTFAFFAAHSTVSSWVAIQSLQYKAMGSSLYLFFYYCGSSILGSSSGAIWESLGWFGLILSIATILCLGVAIACYLQKRE; from the coding sequence ATGTCTGATAGTACAGCTAGTACAGCGCCATACATTGAATATAGTTCTAAATCGTTCTTTGCAATTTTAGTTTCATTATTTTTAGCGGGTTTTGCAATTTTTTCTTCGTTGTACTGTGTACAACCAATGATGCCTATTTTGACTCAATTTTTTGCGATATCACCCACGCAGAGTAGTTTAACGTTATCTGTTTCAACCATTGCCCTCGCTATAGGGTTGCTCTTTACGGGGTTGATTTCCGATCGTTTTGGCCGTAAGCCGATTATGGTCTATTCATTATTTTGTGCAGCAAGTTTACTGATTTTAAGTGCCTGTTTTCCCAAATGGCATATATTTTTACTGACACGGATATTACTTGGCCTCACAGTAAGTGGTGTAGCAGCTGTCGCAATGACGTATATTGGTGAGGAAATTGCACAAAAAGATATTGGTTTTGCCATGGGGCTGTATATCTCAGGAACCGCAATCGGGGGGATGGGGGGACGCCTTATTGCTGGGGTACTGGTTGATTTTATTTCTTGGCAATCAGCAACGTTGTTTATAGGTATTCTTAACTTATTGGCTGCATTTATTTTTTACTTATTATTACCAGCATCAAAACATTTTAAAGCTTATCCAATTTGTTTTACACGTTTTAAAACAGCATTAATGCACAATCTACGAGATCCTAAATTATGCCTGTTATTTGTACAGGGTTTTATTTTAATGGGATGTTTTGTATCGATTTTTAACTATATCAGCTATCACTTATTAGAACATCCATTTCATGTTTCACAATCGATGATTGGTTTAATTTCAATAGCATACTTGTGCGGAATTTATAGTTCACCACGTGCAGCAGCGTGGGGAAAAAGGTTTGGTCGGAATCATGTTTTAATCGCCATGTTATTATTGATGTTACTTGGTTTAATGACCATGTTAATTAGTCATATTGGATTTATTTTATTGGGTTTAATGATATTTACATTTGCATTTTTTGCAGCCCATTCCACAGTAAGTAGTTGGGTTGCAATACAGTCCTTACAATATAAAGCAATGGGATCATCATTATATTTATTTTTTTATTACTGTGGTTCGAGTATTTTAGGTAGCAGTAGTGGTGCAATTTGGGAATCTTTGGGATGGTTTGGCTTAATCTTATCGATTGCAACAATTTTATGCTTGGGTGTTGCTATTGCATGCTATTTACAAAAGCGAGAATGA
- a CDS encoding heavy metal translocating P-type ATPase, producing MDKKDAKLPNAHTAPHQHVKSSCCGVIEKSITKECATKQKTTCCETTDMRFSDLNPLPESQHMGDDLKTSIRIMQMDCPTEEGLIQKKLAQMPAVKSLDFNLIQRVLTVVHEPAALTDILNAIRDLGFDPEVANAQGQFNQTQPEQHKSIWILVLAGAVAFAAECGAWFDLPIWFTFVASVIAIALSGIETYKKGLIALKNFNLNINALMSIAVTGALLIGHWPEAAMVMVLFAVAELIEARSLARARQAISQLMQLAPTQVTVLNAAGQWQIQAVNEVRLGQIVRVKPGEKIGLDGEITKGQSSINQAPITGESLPVDKMIGDVVYAGTINQAGALEYRVTAIAQDTTLARIIHAVEEAQGEKAPTQRFVDRFAKVYTPLVVLFAILIAIIPPLLMGGAWLDWIYKALVILVIACPCALVISTPVTVVSGLAAAARQGILIKGGVYLEEGRLLKYLAFDKTGTLTYGKPKQTDLILLSEINQPDIITALISLANCSDHPVSQAIVQAAQRHDFVDVDDFTALLGRGSSGVIAGVRYYLGNHRLIHELEYCSEALEQQITQLEQQGKTVVLFAQDQHILAIVAVADTVKATSQQAIDELHQLGIKTLMLSGDNVHTVQAIAQQLAIDEAKGNFLPEDKLNLVAQYATHSSIAMVGDGINDAPALARANIGFAMGTMGTDVAIETADVALMDDDLRKIPTFIRLSKKTHQILIQNISLALLTKLVFLIITLMNLGTMWMAVFADVGVSLLVVANGLRLLKK from the coding sequence ATGGACAAAAAAGATGCAAAATTGCCAAATGCACATACAGCTCCGCATCAGCATGTAAAATCTTCATGTTGTGGTGTGATCGAAAAATCAATAACTAAAGAATGCGCTACGAAGCAAAAAACCACGTGTTGTGAAACAACAGATATGCGTTTTTCAGACTTAAATCCATTACCTGAATCACAGCATATGGGTGATGATTTAAAAACTTCGATACGTATTATGCAAATGGATTGCCCTACTGAAGAAGGCTTAATTCAAAAAAAACTCGCACAGATGCCAGCAGTAAAATCATTGGATTTTAACCTTATTCAACGTGTACTGACGGTAGTACATGAACCTGCTGCTTTAACCGATATTCTTAATGCCATTCGTGATTTAGGTTTTGATCCTGAAGTGGCCAATGCACAAGGGCAATTTAATCAAACTCAGCCAGAACAGCATAAATCAATTTGGATTCTTGTTTTGGCTGGTGCTGTGGCTTTTGCTGCTGAATGTGGTGCTTGGTTTGATTTGCCTATTTGGTTTACATTTGTAGCCAGTGTAATCGCTATCGCACTTTCTGGAATTGAAACCTATAAGAAAGGTTTAATTGCGCTTAAGAACTTTAATTTGAATATTAATGCCCTGATGAGTATTGCTGTCACAGGTGCATTATTGATTGGACATTGGCCTGAAGCTGCAATGGTTATGGTCTTATTTGCTGTCGCTGAATTGATTGAAGCACGTTCTTTGGCACGTGCACGTCAGGCGATTAGCCAACTTATGCAACTGGCACCTACACAAGTGACTGTATTAAATGCCGCAGGGCAATGGCAAATACAAGCAGTCAATGAGGTGAGACTTGGACAGATTGTGCGTGTTAAACCTGGTGAAAAAATTGGCTTAGACGGTGAAATCACTAAAGGGCAATCTTCAATTAACCAAGCGCCAATTACCGGTGAAAGTTTACCCGTTGATAAAATGATTGGTGACGTAGTGTATGCGGGAACGATTAATCAAGCTGGTGCATTAGAGTATCGTGTGACTGCGATAGCACAAGATACTACTTTGGCACGGATTATTCATGCCGTAGAAGAGGCACAAGGTGAAAAGGCACCAACACAACGTTTTGTTGATCGTTTTGCAAAAGTGTATACCCCTTTAGTGGTTCTTTTTGCGATTTTAATTGCCATTATTCCACCTTTACTGATGGGGGGAGCATGGTTAGATTGGATCTATAAAGCATTGGTTATTCTGGTGATTGCTTGTCCTTGTGCATTGGTAATTTCAACGCCTGTTACCGTAGTGAGTGGTTTAGCTGCTGCTGCACGTCAAGGTATTTTGATTAAAGGGGGTGTTTATCTGGAGGAAGGCCGATTACTTAAATATTTAGCATTTGATAAAACCGGTACATTAACTTATGGCAAACCAAAACAAACTGATCTTATTTTGCTGAGTGAAATTAATCAGCCAGATATTATTACTGCATTAATCAGTTTGGCTAACTGTTCAGATCATCCCGTTTCCCAAGCCATTGTGCAAGCAGCGCAGCGCCATGATTTTGTCGATGTGGATGACTTTACAGCATTACTTGGTCGAGGTAGTTCCGGAGTAATTGCAGGCGTACGTTATTATTTAGGCAATCATCGTTTAATACATGAATTAGAATATTGTTCTGAAGCATTAGAACAACAGATTACTCAACTTGAACAACAAGGAAAAACCGTAGTACTGTTTGCACAAGATCAGCATATTCTGGCGATTGTTGCTGTTGCAGATACAGTTAAGGCAACCAGTCAGCAAGCGATTGATGAATTACATCAGTTGGGTATTAAAACACTGATGCTCAGTGGTGATAATGTACATACTGTACAAGCCATTGCTCAGCAGTTAGCAATTGATGAGGCCAAAGGTAATTTCTTACCCGAAGATAAGCTAAATCTGGTCGCGCAATATGCGACTCATAGTTCTATTGCAATGGTTGGTGATGGCATTAATGATGCTCCCGCTTTGGCACGTGCCAATATTGGTTTTGCGATGGGAACTATGGGAACAGATGTTGCAATTGAAACTGCAGATGTTGCTTTAATGGATGACGATTTACGTAAAATTCCAACCTTTATTCGTTTATCTAAAAAAACGCATCAAATTTTAATACAAAATATTAGTTTGGCTTTACTGACCAAGCTAGTTTTTTTGATCATCACCTTAATGAATTTAGGAACGATGTGGATGGCAGTTTTTGCGGATGTAGGTGTCAGTTTATTGGTCGTGGCAAATGGTTTAAGACTATTGAAAAAATAA
- the cadR gene encoding Cd(II)/Pb(II)-responsive transcriptional regulator translates to MKIGEIARQIGCSVETIRFYEKEGLLPKPLRNTQNNYREYQQQHLDRLRFIRRCRSLGMTHQEIRTLLMMKNNPDHCDAINDLIDVHLQHVQHRIHEIQALEQELLNLREQCQGTTAMQKCGILKELEREVPIHDSADHIHSTQVCGHKL, encoded by the coding sequence ATGAAAATTGGTGAAATAGCACGACAAATTGGTTGCAGTGTTGAAACCATACGATTTTATGAAAAAGAAGGGCTATTGCCGAAACCCTTACGTAATACGCAAAATAATTATCGAGAATATCAGCAACAGCATCTGGATCGCTTACGTTTTATTCGTCGTTGCCGTTCTTTGGGTATGACCCATCAAGAAATTCGCACACTATTAATGATGAAAAATAATCCAGATCATTGTGATGCAATTAATGATTTAATTGATGTACATTTACAACATGTACAACATCGTATTCATGAAATACAAGCGCTAGAGCAAGAACTCCTAAACCTAAGAGAACAATGTCAGGGAACAACCGCCATGCAAAAATGCGGTATTCTAAAAGAACTTGAACGTGAAGTCCCGATACATGATAGTGCTGATCACATCCACTCGACTCAAGTTTGCGGACATAAACTATAA
- a CDS encoding TonB-dependent copper receptor, which yields MLQPKFLLQPLAAAICVVYSTTILATPTQLKPTIDSSEVETLAPIVVTAQHGNDANGLIVRADPKQPTQPIPASDGADYLQSIVGFNAVQSGAGTNGDVTFRGMFGSRIKILTDGSENLGACPSRMDAPTSYISPESYDRVSVIKGPQTVQYANTGSAATVLFERQPEQLNSEKMYRGQASVLFGSFGRLDHNLETAIGDETKYIRLNASRSVADSYQDGAGNTVPSDWKRWNADLALGWTPDEDTWLELTGGKADGEAVYAGRAMDGSQFARKSLGLRFEKKNISEVIKKVEGQVNYSFNDHVMDNYSLRTVPKTHDMQTHQMVDNPSSMQVTRRTLNTRLALTSAWNATELITGVDSQHNKHAGGMRSKMMNMPLTADMKYQSYGAFAELSQQFSDQNKVVTGIRLDHVEVNGLKTGLKRTENLPSAFIRLENSHPERNDVKTYIGLGYVERMPDYWELFKTDYQGVGANTFSQLKTEKTLQLDLGYQHQHGALSSWVSAYAGLVKDYILMIYPNTQNNMHGHSMSNNSGKNNTVDSRNVDATIAGAEAGVAYQFSDHIQADVSAMYAWGENTTDHTPLPQIAPLEGRFNLRYIQDKYNLGLLWRVVDRQNRISLNEGNIVGYDMGKSAGFATLALNGTYHIKQGIDLSVGIDNLLNKNYAEHLNKAGNSGFGFASNEQFNNIGRNYWARMSMKF from the coding sequence ATGCTACAGCCAAAATTTTTATTACAGCCTTTAGCGGCTGCGATCTGTGTTGTCTATTCAACGACAATTTTAGCAACACCAACCCAGCTTAAACCTACTATTGACAGTAGTGAAGTTGAAACCTTGGCACCAATTGTGGTGACTGCTCAGCATGGTAATGATGCCAATGGCTTGATTGTACGTGCAGATCCAAAACAACCGACTCAGCCCATTCCAGCCAGTGATGGTGCTGATTATTTACAAAGTATTGTCGGTTTTAATGCTGTGCAAAGTGGTGCAGGAACCAATGGTGATGTGACTTTCCGTGGGATGTTTGGTTCGCGGATTAAAATTTTAACCGATGGTAGTGAAAACTTAGGTGCTTGCCCAAGTCGTATGGATGCACCAACATCCTATATTTCCCCAGAAAGCTACGACCGTGTTTCGGTCATTAAAGGTCCGCAAACTGTTCAGTATGCCAATACTGGCTCTGCCGCTACAGTACTTTTTGAGCGTCAGCCAGAACAACTGAATTCTGAAAAAATGTACCGTGGTCAAGCCAGTGTTTTATTCGGTTCTTTTGGTCGTTTAGATCATAATCTTGAAACAGCAATCGGTGATGAAACCAAGTATATTCGCCTTAATGCCAGCCGATCTGTGGCAGATAGTTATCAAGATGGTGCAGGAAATACAGTGCCTTCCGACTGGAAACGCTGGAATGCAGATCTAGCATTGGGTTGGACGCCTGATGAAGATACTTGGCTGGAGTTAACAGGCGGCAAGGCAGATGGTGAAGCAGTTTATGCAGGTAGAGCAATGGATGGCTCACAGTTTGCACGTAAGAGCTTGGGTTTACGTTTTGAAAAGAAAAATATCAGTGAAGTAATTAAAAAAGTAGAAGGACAAGTAAATTATAGTTTTAATGACCATGTGATGGATAACTATAGTTTGCGTACTGTACCGAAAACTCATGATATGCAGACTCATCAAATGGTTGATAATCCTTCTTCAATGCAAGTAACGCGACGTACATTAAATACACGTTTAGCGTTAACCAGTGCGTGGAATGCTACAGAGCTGATTACTGGTGTTGACTCACAACATAATAAGCATGCAGGCGGCATGCGTTCTAAAATGATGAATATGCCATTAACAGCTGATATGAAATATCAATCTTACGGTGCGTTTGCAGAGCTTAGTCAGCAATTTTCAGATCAAAATAAAGTCGTAACAGGTATCCGTTTGGACCATGTAGAAGTAAATGGATTAAAAACGGGTCTTAAGCGTACAGAAAATCTACCTAGTGCTTTTATACGGTTGGAAAACTCACATCCAGAGCGCAATGATGTAAAAACTTATATTGGTTTGGGTTATGTTGAACGTATGCCTGATTATTGGGAATTATTTAAAACAGATTACCAAGGTGTCGGTGCAAATACTTTTAGCCAGTTAAAAACTGAAAAAACTTTACAACTTGATTTAGGTTATCAACATCAACATGGTGCATTAAGCTCATGGGTATCCGCATATGCAGGTCTGGTTAAAGATTATATTTTGATGATTTATCCAAATACTCAGAATAATATGCATGGGCATTCAATGAGTAATAATAGTGGGAAAAATAATACGGTAGACTCGCGTAATGTTGATGCAACTATTGCGGGTGCAGAAGCAGGCGTCGCTTATCAATTTAGCGATCATATTCAGGCAGATGTAAGTGCGATGTATGCTTGGGGTGAAAATACCACAGACCATACTCCACTACCACAAATTGCGCCATTAGAAGGACGTTTTAACTTACGTTATATTCAGGATAAATATAACTTAGGTTTATTATGGCGTGTGGTTGATCGTCAAAATCGTATTAGTCTAAATGAAGGTAATATTGTTGGTTATGATATGGGGAAAAGTGCAGGTTTTGCGACATTGGCACTGAATGGTACCTACCATATTAAGCAAGGTATCGATTTATCTGTTGGAATCGATAATCTATTGAATAAAAATTATGCGGAACATTTAAACAAAGCAGGTAATTCAGGTTTTGGTTTTGCCAGTAATGAACAATTTAATAATATTGGTCGGAATTATTGGGCAAGAATGTCAATGAAGTTTTAA
- the def gene encoding peptide deformylase, with product MALLPILSFPDPRLRTIAQPVEEVTDEIRQLAADMFETMYKAPGIGLAATQVDRHIQLIVMDLSEEKDQPMVFINPQITPLTEETQPYEEGCLSVPQIYDKVERPSRVKVEAVNLEGESFSLEADGLLAVCIQHEIDHLNGKLFVDYLSPLKRQRAREKVEKVIRQRQKVDVRR from the coding sequence ATGGCCTTATTACCTATTCTGAGTTTTCCAGATCCCCGTCTTCGTACCATTGCACAGCCAGTCGAAGAAGTTACTGATGAAATTCGTCAGTTAGCGGCAGATATGTTTGAAACCATGTATAAAGCACCTGGTATTGGTCTGGCAGCGACTCAAGTCGATCGACATATTCAGTTGATTGTCATGGATTTGTCTGAAGAAAAAGATCAACCCATGGTATTTATTAATCCTCAAATTACGCCATTAACCGAAGAAACTCAACCGTATGAGGAAGGTTGTTTATCGGTTCCACAAATTTATGACAAGGTGGAGCGTCCATCACGTGTCAAAGTTGAAGCAGTTAATCTTGAGGGTGAATCATTTAGCTTAGAAGCTGATGGTCTGTTGGCTGTTTGTATTCAACATGAAATTGATCATTTAAATGGAAAATTATTTGTTGATTATCTATCACCACTCAAACGTCAACGTGCACGTGAAAAAGTAGAAAAAGTTATACGTCAGCGTCAAAAAGTTGATGTACGTCGCTAA